Proteins from one Kineosporiaceae bacterium genomic window:
- a CDS encoding GNAT family N-acetyltransferase, whose translation MLVREVADHEWHVVAWMWQCFKHDLAPIVSALPYADGRYATQGLPTATTPDVAGYLALQSHPKTGDPSPVGFAVVEGLEGPRRTLSALWVAPVARRAGVGLVLALDVIGRHVGPWEVAFQHENVAAGRFWRRVADQAFGHGHWVEEQRPVPGLPDVPGDHWIESL comes from the coding sequence ATGCTGGTCCGAGAAGTGGCTGATCACGAGTGGCATGTCGTTGCCTGGATGTGGCAGTGCTTCAAACACGACCTCGCGCCCATCGTGTCGGCGCTGCCGTATGCGGATGGCCGGTATGCGACGCAGGGTCTGCCCACGGCGACGACGCCGGACGTGGCGGGGTACCTGGCGCTGCAGAGCCATCCCAAGACCGGTGATCCATCGCCGGTCGGTTTCGCCGTCGTCGAGGGCCTCGAGGGCCCGCGACGCACGCTGTCCGCGTTGTGGGTTGCCCCGGTCGCTCGTCGTGCGGGCGTGGGGCTCGTGCTGGCACTCGACGTGATCGGTCGCCATGTCGGCCCGTGGGAGGTTGCCTTCCAGCACGAGAACGTGGCCGCCGGACGCTTCTGGCGACGGGTCGCCGATCAAGCGTTCGGGCACGGCCACTGGGTGGAGGAGCAGCGTCCCGTGCCAGGACTGCCCGATGTGCCAGGTGATCATTGGATCGAGAGTCTCTGA
- a CDS encoding ribbon-helix-helix protein, CopG family: MAMTLRLDPDEDAALERAARAAGVSKIEFVRQAVRRAVSGSDHALLERMLAEHAETFERLGDA, encoded by the coding sequence ATGGCCATGACGCTGCGGCTCGACCCCGACGAGGATGCCGCCCTCGAGCGTGCCGCGCGGGCGGCCGGTGTGTCCAAGATCGAGTTCGTCCGGCAAGCGGTCCGGCGGGCGGTGTCGGGTTCCGATCACGCCCTCCTCGAGCGGATGCTGGCCGAGCACGCCGAGACGTTCGAGCGACTCGGGGACGCGTGA
- a CDS encoding type II toxin-antitoxin system death-on-curing family toxin: MTYLTLDDLLGYIDVAGWGPIRDIGLLDSACQRPRSSAFGVDAYPDLHSKAAALMHSLVKNHALVDGNKRIAWLATLMFLGRNGFTVNAGPDKETAFVLAAAAGEIDTPQIAAQLQEWIVPLER, translated from the coding sequence ATCACCTACCTGACGCTGGACGATCTGCTCGGCTACATCGACGTGGCGGGCTGGGGGCCGATCCGCGACATCGGCCTGTTGGACAGTGCGTGTCAGCGCCCCCGATCGTCAGCGTTCGGCGTAGACGCCTACCCCGACCTGCACTCCAAGGCCGCGGCCCTGATGCACTCCTTGGTGAAGAACCACGCACTCGTGGATGGCAACAAGCGCATTGCCTGGCTGGCGACGCTGATGTTCCTCGGCCGCAACGGATTCACGGTGAATGCCGGCCCCGACAAGGAGACGGCGTTCGTGCTGGCCGCGGCAGCCGGTGAGATCGACACCCCGCAGATCGCGGCCCAACTGCAGGAGTGGATCGTTCCCCTCGAACGATGA
- a CDS encoding SRPBCC family protein, with translation MSEIIESVDVAVPVRTAYNQWTQFEQFPQFMEGVEQIQQLDDTLTHWRIKIGGVAREFDARITEQHPDERVAWNSLNGADHAGVVTFHRLAPNLTRVTLQLTTAPEGVVETLGDKLGLVSSRAKQDMERFKSYIEARGTEDGAYRGDITPG, from the coding sequence ATGAGCGAAATCATCGAATCGGTGGACGTCGCGGTTCCCGTGCGGACGGCCTACAACCAGTGGACCCAGTTCGAGCAGTTCCCCCAGTTCATGGAGGGTGTGGAGCAGATCCAGCAGTTGGACGACACACTCACTCACTGGCGGATCAAGATCGGGGGTGTGGCGCGCGAGTTCGATGCCCGGATCACCGAACAGCACCCCGACGAGCGGGTGGCCTGGAACAGCCTGAACGGCGCCGACCATGCCGGGGTGGTGACCTTTCACCGGCTCGCTCCCAACCTCACCCGGGTGACCCTTCAGCTCACCACCGCACCGGAAGGCGTCGTCGAGACCCTGGGCGACAAGCTCGGCCTGGTGTCGTCGCGGGCCAAGCAGGACATGGAGCGGTTCAAGAGCTACATCGAGGCCCGCGGCACCGAGGACGGCGCCTACCGAGGTGACATCACGCCAGGCTGA
- a CDS encoding RDD family protein has product MRQDGARPTAARLGDRVLASLWDYLVVLGILAVGGLVALTFHGPAALSVGQTDAVVLAASVAPTWAYLTVSESAVQATWGKRCRRLQVITVTGRRPGVARCAVRNAVKLLPWQLAHVAVVRMVLEVDDAALTAVAYVAGVALAVTTVLTAWRTIDHRALHDLVAGTMVVPTPTNRVMLRR; this is encoded by the coding sequence ATGAGGCAGGACGGCGCCCGGCCCACCGCGGCTCGGTTGGGGGACCGTGTTCTCGCCTCGCTGTGGGACTACCTGGTGGTGTTGGGCATCCTGGCGGTCGGAGGCCTCGTGGCCTTGACGTTTCATGGCCCGGCGGCCCTGTCGGTCGGGCAGACCGATGCCGTCGTCCTGGCAGCGAGCGTGGCTCCGACCTGGGCCTATCTCACCGTGTCCGAGAGCGCCGTCCAGGCCACCTGGGGCAAACGGTGTCGCCGCCTGCAGGTCATCACCGTCACCGGCAGACGACCGGGGGTGGCACGGTGTGCCGTGCGCAACGCCGTGAAGCTGCTGCCGTGGCAACTCGCCCACGTGGCCGTCGTCCGTATGGTGCTCGAGGTCGACGACGCCGCGCTGACGGCGGTGGCGTACGTGGCCGGGGTGGCGCTGGCCGTGACCACGGTGTTGACGGCTTGGCGCACCATCGACCACCGGGCGCTGCACGACCTCGTCGCCGGGACGATGGTGGTGCCCACCCCAACAAACCGCGTCATGCTCCGCAGGTGA
- a CDS encoding winged helix-turn-helix domain-containing protein codes for MTPRGGQAPGSEARVDVRLLGPLEVDVDALRAELGGPRPRALLAVLALEVGAVVALDRLIDVLWDGDEPDGARNAVQVYVSRLRKALGDGGRALRAGPGGYVLDLPEAAVDAVRFRRLADTGHALLREGRAEAAREVLGQALALWRGEALPDLGAAGQGLRAGLEAGRLAVRTALVRAGLDLGHHHALISELEELVRRHPLDEQLVVLQMTALFRAGRQADALAAYAAAARRLADELGIDPGTDLRRMHESVLRQEVSLPETSTGAEPAPQPPPAVPSSRPPIRPGRPLVGRAADLARVRAHLTDPAVRVITLLGPGGAGKTRLAMEVATQWPDDVFVVALAGTEDPASVVPEICRVAGAAPAWASEPALDVATRALGGRRLLLVLDNLEQLIDRPGTDHQGLAGLDELIARLPELTVLCTSRSPVGLPAEYLIPIGPLPVPSATASTCEEVLDSDAVRLFRDRARAAMPEFEVTEQNAADVAAVCRMLDGLPLALELAAARVRLMPPAVLVRRESGRLGLLGGGPRTLPDRHRSIRAALDWSITLLDTAERAVFAELSVFVGGWTLEAAEAVCTPLHEGTQVLDVLARLVDRSLVVADGSGRSWMLELVREYAAEMLTHLPEGAAERARAAHSAYYLELAERLGPQFRVNLDVETRSALGAETANFAVVLGRLHAEGDSERLARLVVVLLDYWYFSGALGDADRWLALAEAGDVPARTRATLHLSAGSLAFVSGDLPRAQASFDAAHARALEVGDDLLLARALMNRGLVHRYGGEHALALEHFDTARGLAVRAGADQLVPLIDNERGEVLAHLGAVGEGRALIEQFQARARAERSLGHLATTTAQLALLAYADGEHDRAADLAGQALTAAEQTGPSPALGDVLVIVGVLALVFGDPARAVAVLRRAARVNSQLSQPLALPDIASLLGAALSQAGEVVAGARLVAIGRIWRRARGLAIGHPLSVEVITRAEADVAGQLGPRLLQQVTRSARTAPFGSLEVLEEEPASPITIDLRSVSAHQER; via the coding sequence GTGACGCCCCGCGGTGGCCAGGCGCCGGGATCCGAGGCCCGGGTCGACGTCCGCCTGCTCGGACCGCTCGAGGTGGACGTCGATGCCCTCCGGGCCGAGCTCGGCGGGCCTCGCCCCCGGGCGTTGCTGGCGGTGCTGGCCCTGGAGGTCGGCGCCGTGGTCGCCCTGGACCGGTTGATCGACGTGCTGTGGGACGGCGACGAGCCGGACGGCGCACGCAACGCCGTCCAGGTCTATGTCTCACGGCTGCGCAAGGCGCTGGGTGATGGCGGGCGGGCGCTGCGCGCGGGTCCGGGGGGTTACGTGCTGGACCTGCCGGAGGCCGCCGTCGACGCCGTCCGGTTCCGGCGGCTGGCGGACACCGGGCATGCCCTACTGCGCGAAGGTCGTGCCGAGGCGGCCCGAGAGGTACTCGGGCAGGCGCTGGCGCTGTGGCGTGGTGAGGCGCTGCCCGACCTCGGCGCGGCGGGACAGGGTCTGCGGGCGGGGCTGGAGGCCGGTCGGCTGGCGGTCAGAACCGCCCTGGTGCGGGCCGGGTTGGATCTCGGCCACCACCATGCGCTGATCTCGGAGCTCGAGGAACTGGTCCGCCGGCACCCGCTGGACGAACAGTTGGTGGTGCTGCAGATGACCGCCCTCTTCCGGGCGGGACGTCAGGCCGATGCCCTGGCCGCCTACGCCGCGGCCGCTCGGCGCCTGGCCGACGAGCTGGGGATCGACCCCGGCACCGATTTGCGCCGGATGCACGAATCCGTTCTGCGGCAAGAGGTGTCGCTGCCCGAGACCTCGACCGGCGCCGAGCCCGCCCCGCAGCCGCCACCAGCGGTGCCCTCGTCCCGACCGCCGATCCGACCCGGCAGGCCCCTGGTGGGCCGGGCAGCCGACCTCGCTCGCGTCCGGGCACACCTCACCGATCCGGCCGTGCGAGTGATCACCCTGCTCGGGCCGGGCGGTGCGGGCAAGACCCGGCTGGCCATGGAGGTCGCGACCCAGTGGCCGGACGACGTGTTCGTCGTCGCGCTCGCGGGCACCGAGGACCCCGCCTCGGTGGTGCCGGAGATCTGCCGTGTGGCCGGTGCCGCGCCCGCCTGGGCGAGCGAGCCGGCGCTCGACGTCGCGACCCGGGCACTCGGCGGGCGGCGACTCCTGCTGGTGCTGGACAACCTGGAGCAGCTGATCGACCGGCCGGGCACCGACCACCAGGGGCTGGCCGGCCTGGACGAGTTGATCGCTCGATTGCCGGAGCTGACCGTCCTGTGCACCAGTCGCTCCCCGGTCGGGCTGCCGGCGGAGTACCTGATCCCGATCGGCCCGCTCCCGGTGCCATCCGCGACGGCCTCGACCTGCGAGGAGGTGCTCGACAGCGACGCCGTCCGGTTGTTCCGGGATCGGGCGCGAGCGGCCATGCCCGAGTTCGAGGTGACCGAGCAGAACGCGGCCGACGTGGCAGCCGTCTGCCGGATGCTCGACGGCCTGCCGCTGGCGCTCGAGTTGGCCGCCGCCCGAGTGCGGCTGATGCCCCCGGCGGTGCTGGTGCGCCGCGAGAGCGGACGGCTCGGACTGCTCGGTGGCGGACCACGGACCCTGCCGGATCGACATCGCAGCATCCGCGCGGCCCTCGACTGGAGCATCACCCTGCTGGATACGGCCGAACGCGCCGTCTTCGCCGAGCTCTCGGTCTTCGTCGGAGGCTGGACCCTGGAGGCCGCCGAGGCGGTCTGTACCCCACTGCACGAGGGCACGCAGGTGCTCGACGTGCTCGCCCGGCTGGTCGATCGCAGCCTCGTGGTGGCCGACGGCAGCGGGCGATCATGGATGCTGGAACTGGTCCGCGAGTACGCGGCCGAGATGCTGACCCACCTGCCCGAGGGGGCGGCCGAGCGTGCTCGCGCGGCCCACAGCGCGTACTACCTCGAGCTCGCCGAGCGCCTGGGGCCGCAGTTCCGGGTGAATCTGGACGTCGAGACCCGGTCCGCTCTGGGCGCCGAGACGGCCAACTTCGCCGTGGTGCTCGGGCGGCTGCACGCCGAGGGTGACAGCGAGCGGCTGGCCCGGCTCGTCGTCGTCCTGCTCGACTACTGGTACTTCTCCGGTGCGTTGGGTGATGCCGACCGCTGGCTCGCGCTGGCCGAGGCCGGCGACGTCCCGGCGCGCACCCGCGCGACGCTGCACCTGTCGGCGGGCAGTCTGGCGTTCGTCTCGGGGGACCTGCCGCGGGCACAGGCGTCCTTCGACGCCGCGCATGCTCGTGCCCTGGAGGTCGGTGATGACCTCCTGCTGGCGCGGGCCTTGATGAATCGGGGCCTCGTGCATCGCTACGGCGGCGAGCACGCGCTGGCCCTGGAGCACTTCGACACCGCGCGAGGGCTGGCCGTCCGGGCCGGTGCCGACCAGCTCGTGCCGCTGATCGACAACGAGCGCGGTGAGGTGCTGGCCCACCTCGGCGCGGTGGGCGAGGGGCGGGCACTGATCGAGCAGTTCCAGGCGCGGGCTCGGGCCGAGCGCAGCCTGGGGCACCTGGCGACGACGACGGCCCAGCTGGCGCTGCTGGCGTATGCGGACGGCGAGCACGATCGGGCCGCCGACCTCGCCGGGCAGGCGCTGACGGCGGCCGAGCAGACCGGTCCGAGCCCGGCGCTCGGTGACGTCCTGGTCATCGTCGGGGTGCTCGCCTTGGTGTTCGGCGACCCGGCCCGAGCCGTGGCGGTGCTCCGCCGGGCCGCGCGGGTCAACAGCCAGCTGTCGCAACCCTTGGCCCTGCCGGACATCGCGAGCCTGCTGGGCGCCGCGCTGTCGCAGGCCGGTGAGGTCGTCGCGGGGGCTCGGCTGGTGGCGATCGGTCGCATCTGGCGGCGGGCCCGAGGTCTGGCGATCGGTCATCCCCTGAGCGTCGAGGTCATCACCCGCGCCGAGGCGGACGTCGCCGGGCAGCTCGGCCCGCGGCTCCTGCAGCAGGTGACCCGATCGGCACGCACCGCACCCTTCGGCTCGCTCGAGGTGCTGGAGGAGGAGCCGGCCTCGCCGATCACGATCGACCTCAGGTCGGTGTCGGCGCATCAGGAGCGGTAG